ATATAATTTAACAAATCACGGTCATAAACTGTTCCAACAAACTTCACACGTTTATCTCTTTCAAAATTCGTCAACCGTTTCAATTTGTCAAAATAAGGATTGTTCTCATGGTTACAAATGATAATCAAATCACGCTTAGTGTTTGATTTCATAAATTCTCGGATTACTGTTTCGTAGTTATTTTCTGAAACAAATCGTCCGACAATCAAGTAATAGCCATTTTCCTTTGTTTGCCAGTTTTCAAAGCATTTTCTAACCTTATAATCATTAGCAGTCAAGCTTGACCTTGTCAAGTCGGTTCCATAAGCAATAAACCGTGTCTTAGCTTCTGGATAAGACTCCTGAATATAAGTTTCAATACCGATATTATCTGAAATCACTAAGTCAGCCGTTTTAGCCATTGATTTTTCAGCATATTTTAAATAAGCTTGAACAGGTTTTGACCATTTAGATCGTTTCCATTCCAAACCATCGGGATTGACAAAAACTTTACCACCGACAGCGTGAATTTTCTTAGCAAAAGGCACGATAAAAGCACCAATCGTATTACCCAAAATATAAAAAATAGGGTGTTCAATGTGTTCTTTTTTTACCATTTGAAGTCCATAATTAATAGCCATCATATCATAAACGATGACCCGAGCAGGACCAATCTTAGGTGCCTTGATGGTAAAACAATCCCCGCTTTCATAGCTAAAGTGCGTTTGATGCTTATCGTCACTCAAACAAGCCACATGATAAACAATGTCTGCGCTCTGCTTATTTTTTACCAACTCCTCAACAAAAGTCTCGAAACCACCGTATTTTGCTGGTAATCCACGACTTCCGATGATGAATACATGTTGCATGGCACACTTCTCCATTCTAAAATACAATCATTTTCATTATACCATAATTTACATAAGCTGGCGAAAGAAAAAGGGAAAGTCTAAGCGACAGAATGTGATGAATTGTACAATTTTTAAATACTACAAAAGCACCTAGGGCATCACAATAAAAAATGAGGTTAGAAAATCTCCTAACCCCATAATCATGTTTTGAAACTGCGACGAACAGTTATTATTTTTTAACGTCTTGTTTGTAAAATTCTTGCAAAGCTTCTTGCCATGTTGGAATAACAAAACCAGTTGCTTTAGCTTTAGCAAGGCTCATTGTAGAGTTAAGTGGACGTTTTGCTTTAGCTGGGAATTGACTTGAATCAACTGGTTTCACCACAACATCAGTATCTTTCAAGATTTCTACTGCGAAATCATACCAAGTTGTATCTTCAGCAGCATCATTTGACAAGTGATAATAACCAAATTCTTTTTGATTTTCTATCAAATAAGTCATAAATTCAGCCAAAGTACGAGTCCATGTTGGACGACCATGTTGGTCGTTGACAACAGTTAATGTGCCATGTGTTTTGGCAAGGTTTTGCATTGTGAAAACAAAGTTTTTACCATAGTTACCAAATACCCAAGCTGTACGGATGATGTAGAATTTATCAGTGTATTTTTCAACAGCTTCTTCACCAAGACGTTTTGTACGTCCGTATTCTGTTTGAGGGTCTGGTGTATCATCAACTTCCCATTCTTGACCAACTGGTTT
This sequence is a window from Streptococcus macedonicus ACA-DC 198. Protein-coding genes within it:
- a CDS encoding Alpha-D-GlcNAc alpha-1,2-L-rhamnosyltransferase, translated to MQHVFIIGSRGLPAKYGGFETFVEELVKNKQSADIVYHVACLSDDKHQTHFSYESGDCFTIKAPKIGPARVIVYDMMAINYGLQMVKKEHIEHPIFYILGNTIGAFIVPFAKKIHAVGGKVFVNPDGLEWKRSKWSKPVQAYLKYAEKSMAKTADLVISDNIGIETYIQESYPEAKTRFIAYGTDLTRSSLTANDYKVRKCFENWQTKENGYYLIVGRFVSENNYETVIREFMKSNTKRDLIIICNHENNPYFDKLKRLTNFERDKRVKFVGTVYDRDLLNYIRENAFAYIHGHEVGGTNPGLLEALGHTKLNLVLNVDFNKSVADASAFYWNKTSGNLSCLINDADGHYDFTEYGNRARAIVEKNYTWEKIVGEYEELFLNEN
- a CDS encoding dTDP-4-dehydrorhamnose reductase — translated: MILVTGANGQLGTELRYLLDERGEEYVAVDVAEMDITNAEKVDEVFAQVKPTVVYHCAAYTAVDAAEDEGKELNYAINVIGTEIVAKAAAKYGATLVYISTDYVFDGKKPVGQEWEVDDTPDPQTEYGRTKRLGEEAVEKYTDKFYIIRTAWVFGNYGKNFVFTMQNLAKTHGTLTVVNDQHGRPTWTRTLAEFMTYLIENQKEFGYYHLSNDAAEDTTWYDFAVEILKDTDVVVKPVDSSQFPAKAKRPLNSTMSLAKAKATGFVIPTWQEALQEFYKQDVKK